The Cottoperca gobio chromosome 6, fCotGob3.1, whole genome shotgun sequence genome has a segment encoding these proteins:
- the LOC115009890 gene encoding matrix metalloproteinase-14-like encodes MASKQPWTQIIITLSSLFSLIPSSPAADVPEEEGFSAESWLRKFGYLSQASSQMSTMQSAQILSKAISDMQRFYGLEVTGDMDPATVVAMRRPRCGLPDRKAEEMDGGARKKRYALTGQQWGKDHITYSIMNQHIPSSLGEDRTYAAIRNAFDTWRRVTPLTFEELPAENNISINSSQAELADILLLFASGFHGDMSLFDGEGGSLAHAYYPGPGIGGDTHFDADEPWTLDYQNPEGIDLFLVAVHELGHALGLEHSDNPSAIMAPFYQWIYTHNFTLHEDDIRGIQYIYGPPLLTDAPPASPPARDDKPDNDSPTSPFPPKDEPTSTSPTDPPPESPDSSPHPPARPEPSPSPSSPPVLATSTSTTTSTPTDSQPEAEPVTPHVRKDVPPPRPPAPPRPPKLPDNQAPDICDGDFDTVTMLRGEMFVFKGRWFWRVRRNRVLDNYPMPISVFWIGLPSDIDAAYERHDGKFVFFKDDRYWVFREADVVPGYPQPLHEYGQGVPAHKIDTAIWWEPNGYTYFFSEDRYWRYNEETRTTDRDFPKPIDRWGKIPPSPKGAFLSDDGAYTYFYKGSNYWRFDNRKTEAEKGYPRSILKDFMGCVGAPDPKADTDTEQEPKDKPVNPSDRGKDEHKEPDRDKDQTSQPDSTEEEEEEDKEVNVVVTVADNESSVMTLIMVIVPLVLILCILVLIYAILRSLQNKETPRALVHCKRSLQDWV; translated from the exons CAGCGGCAGATGTCCCGGAGGAAGAAGGCTTCAGTGCTGAG TCATGGCTTCGTAAGTTCGGCTACCTGTCTCAGGCGAGCAGTCAGATGTCCACCATGCAGTCGGCTCAGATACTGTCCAAAGCCATCAGCGACATGCAGCGCTTCTATGGCCTTGAGGTGACTGGAGATATGGACCCTGCTACTGTCGT GGCCATGCGTCGGCCTCGCTGTGGCCTCCCAGACAGAAAGGCGGAGGAGATGGATGGTGGCGCGAGGAAGAAGCGCTATGCTCTCACTGGACAGCAGTGGGGCAAAGACCACATCACTTACAG TATAATGAACCAGCACATCCCCTCCTCGCTGGGCGAGGACCGGACGTACGCTGCTATCCGCAACGCCTTTGACACGTGGAGACGGGTCACGCCGCTCACCTTTGAGGAGTTACCtgctgaaaacaacatcagCATCAACAGCAGTCAGGCAGAGCTCGCTGACATCCTGTTGTTGTTTGCCTCTGGTTTCCATGGTGATATGTCATTGTTTGATGGCGAGGGAGGGTCGCTGGCCCACGCCTACTACCCTGGACCAGGAATCGGTGGGGATACACACTTCGATGCTGATGAGCCTTGGACATTGGACTATCAAAACCCAGAAG GTATTGACCTCTTCCTGGTTGCGGTCCATGAGCTTGGTCATGCTTTGGGTCTGGAGCACTCCGATAACCCCAGTGCCATAATGGCTCCTTTCTACCAGtggatttacacacacaacttcacGCTACACGAGGATGACATCAGAGGAATACAGTACATTTACG GTCCCCCTCTCCTCACTGATGCTCCACCTGCTTCTCCTCCCGCCCGTGACGACAAACCCGACAATGACTCTCCCACCTCCCCTTTTCCACCCAAAGATGAACCCACCTCCACTTCTCCCACCGACCCCCCGCCCGAGTCACCCGACAGCAGCCCTCATCCCCCAGCCAGGCCGGAGCCGAGCCCCAGCCCTTCCTCACCTCCTGTCCTcgccacctccacctccaccaccacctccacccctACTGACTCCCAGCCTGAGGCGGAACCTGTCACCCCGCACGTCAGAAAAGATGTTCCCCCTCCTcgccctcctgctcctccccGACCTCCTAAACTGCCGGACAACCAGGCCCCCGATATTTGTGACGGGGACTTTGACACGGTGACCATGCTGAGGGGggagatgtttgttttcaag GGTCGCTGGTTCTGGCGTGTGCGGAGGAACCGGGTCTTGGATAACTACCCCATGCCGATATCCGTCTTCTGGATCGGCCTGCCGAGCGACATCGACGCAGCCTACGAGCGCCACGATGGAAAATTTGTCTTCTTTAAAG ATGATAGATACTGGGTGTTCAGGGAGGCTGACGTCGTCCCGGGATACCCACAGCCCTTACATGAGTACGGACAAGGAGTTCCTGCACACAAGATTGACACAGCGATCTGGTGGGAGCCCAATGGATACACATACTTCTTCAGCGAAGACAG ATACTGGCGATACAATGAGGAAACCCGGACCACAGACCGCGACTTCCCCAAGCCAATCGACAGGTGGGGCAAGATCCCGCCCTCACCTAAAGGAGCCTTCCTCAGCGATGACGGCG CTTACACCTATTTCTACAAAGGCTCCAATTACTGGAGGTTTGACAACCGcaagacagaggcagagaaaggcTACCCTCGCTCCATCCTGAAGGATTTCATGGGCTGTGTGGGAGCCCCTGACCCTAAAGCCGATACAGACACTGAGCAGGAACCAAAAGACAAACCAGTCAACCCTTCAGACCGAGGCAAAGATGAGCACAAAGAGCCGGACAGGGACAAAGACCAAACCTCTCAGCCTGAtagcacagaggaggaggaggaggaggacaaagagGTGAACGTGGTCGTGACGGTGGCCGACAATGAATCAAGCGTCATGACCCTGATCATGGTGATTGTTCCTCTGGTCCTCATCCTGTGCATCCTGGTCCTTATCTACGCCATCCTCAGATCTCTACAGAACAAAGAGACACCGAGGGCCTTGGTGCACTGCAAACGTTCATTGCAGGACTGGGTGTGA